The proteins below are encoded in one region of Methanosarcina barkeri 3:
- a CDS encoding winged helix-turn-helix domain-containing protein, which translates to MKKDKSPKIKNKNKILSSLLDSPKTTGELAEELGYVKSNGDRKYHSIDRLLKDLEENGYLVSKKEKIENQSGAPPRRYSINYSFENLVNILNEDPGLISKMQTNDSVLESILKITRTRSYKHRISFENTGRVETYIEKDKPLSEKLERELKAELKEKFRLSPEFFRYFLNNCDSNLRNRLIELAEFNEKIEGNGYKKEKERFVNNWKAHNNTCSEMNAPGFDTAFKVCVFRDILNGQSSEEAKEYLIKIEQEKKEAEEYIKKLKG; encoded by the coding sequence ATGAAAAAAGATAAATCACCAAAAATAAAAAACAAAAATAAAATTCTGAGTTCTTTGCTGGACTCTCCTAAAACAACTGGAGAACTAGCTGAAGAACTAGGTTATGTTAAATCGAACGGCGATCGGAAGTATCATTCAATTGATAGGCTTTTAAAAGACCTAGAAGAAAACGGATACCTTGTAAGTAAAAAAGAGAAAATAGAGAATCAGTCTGGAGCTCCTCCAAGGCGCTACTCAATTAACTATAGTTTTGAAAATCTAGTAAATATACTTAATGAAGATCCGGGCTTAATATCAAAAATGCAAACGAACGATTCAGTTCTCGAAAGTATATTAAAGATAACAAGAACTCGTTCTTACAAGCACCGTATTAGTTTTGAAAATACAGGTAGAGTTGAAACATATATCGAAAAAGATAAGCCTCTCTCAGAGAAATTGGAAAGAGAATTGAAAGCAGAATTAAAAGAAAAATTCAGACTATCTCCTGAATTCTTCAGGTATTTTCTAAATAATTGTGACAGTAATTTACGGAATCGTCTTATAGAACTTGCTGAATTTAACGAAAAAATAGAGGGAAATGGATACAAGAAAGAAAAAGAACGTTTTGTTAATAACTGGAAAGCACATAATAACACATGTTCAGAAATGAATGCACCAGGCTTTGATACAGCATTCAAAGTATGTGTTTTTCGGGATATATTGAATGGACAATCAAGCGAAGAAGCGAAAGAATATTTAATAAAAATAGAGCAGGAGAAAAAAGAAGCAGAAGAATACATAAAGAAACTGAAAGGATAA
- a CDS encoding tyrosine-type recombinase/integrase — protein sequence MKNPPEFTGKNKEIIDDYIRHATLAGKKEKSILGEQWRLKAFVEFMKNKSLNTVKKKDIENFIIHRKKTCSETTVHNNFLTLRTFFQWLKPDNDFFTGIKSKQPKNNLPVDEVLLPADVLTLRDAANNQRDRALVMVLWDSATRKGELLNINIGHIQPDKYGATVIVDGKTGKRRIRLIDSVPDLQLYLNMHPLRDDPSAPLFITDRKYNGNYRRLNEQTVNNMLNSLANKAGIKKNVYPHAFRHGRLTDLAKRGFNEMELRIFAGWTKESNMPATYLHLSGADIEKKLLAKNGIVEDDSDERDIELKPVECTRCKTRNPAGAKYCYICSMILDHKLAVEVQDVKTEALGQIDNEVMLELLNVVKKFSEKQ from the coding sequence ATGAAAAACCCCCCAGAATTTACAGGAAAAAACAAAGAAATTATTGATGACTATATCCGTCATGCTACGTTAGCCGGAAAGAAAGAGAAGTCAATTCTTGGCGAACAGTGGAGATTAAAGGCATTTGTTGAGTTCATGAAAAATAAATCCCTTAACACGGTTAAGAAGAAGGATATAGAGAATTTCATTATTCACCGCAAAAAGACATGCAGTGAAACAACTGTGCATAATAATTTTTTAACCCTAAGAACTTTCTTTCAATGGCTAAAACCTGATAATGACTTTTTTACAGGAATCAAAAGCAAGCAACCCAAAAACAACTTGCCTGTCGATGAAGTTCTTTTGCCTGCGGATGTCCTGACTCTGCGGGATGCTGCAAACAATCAGAGGGACAGGGCTTTAGTTATGGTACTCTGGGATTCTGCAACAAGAAAAGGAGAGCTATTGAACATTAATATAGGGCATATCCAGCCTGACAAATACGGGGCTACAGTTATAGTTGACGGCAAAACAGGAAAAAGAAGAATAAGGCTTATTGATAGCGTTCCAGACCTGCAGCTTTATCTAAATATGCATCCTCTCCGAGATGACCCCAGTGCTCCTTTGTTTATTACAGATAGAAAGTATAATGGAAATTACCGGAGGCTCAACGAGCAGACAGTAAACAACATGTTAAACAGCCTCGCAAACAAAGCCGGGATAAAAAAGAATGTTTATCCTCATGCATTCCGGCATGGACGCTTAACAGATCTTGCTAAAAGAGGATTTAACGAGATGGAGTTAAGGATATTTGCAGGTTGGACTAAAGAAAGTAACATGCCTGCAACTTATTTGCATCTCTCAGGAGCTGATATAGAAAAGAAACTACTTGCTAAGAATGGCATTGTTGAAGATGACAGTGATGAAAGAGACATAGAACTAAAACCTGTTGAATGCACCAGGTGCAAGACAAGGAACCCGGCAGGTGCAAAGTACTGTTACATATGTTCGATGATTCTTGATCACAAGCTTGCTGTAGAAGTACAGGACGTAAAAACCGAAGCTTTGGGACAGATTGATAATGAGGTGATGCTAGAACTTTTAAATGTAGTAAAAAAATTTAGTGAAAAACAGTAA